In a genomic window of Feifania hominis:
- a CDS encoding nucleoside hydrolase codes for MGKRGTAMADNGRRKIILDCDPGHDDAVALMMAARHPKLELLGVTTVRGNQTLEKTTRNALNLCQYLGVDVPVCEGMGTPLVRPPAVVAGDIHGATGLDGPVFEPLTRSKDSRHAVDFIIETLLAHGDDEITLVPTGPLTNIAMAMRREPRILPKIREIVLMGGAVGLGNITPAAEFNIHCDAEAAYVVFTCGRPVVMIGLDLTHQAQCTPEIIERMARIDNRASRLFCDLMRFFSQTNREQFGLAGGPLHDPNCIAYLIDPGCMELKSMYAEIEIRSESCYGRTSCDFYNRSDRAHNARVGVTLDAARFWDIVEECIRLYG; via the coding sequence ATGGGAAAGAGAGGCACAGCGATGGCCGACAATGGGAGAAGAAAGATTATTTTGGACTGTGATCCGGGTCACGATGACGCGGTCGCCCTGATGATGGCGGCGCGCCACCCGAAGTTGGAGCTGCTCGGCGTCACGACAGTGCGCGGCAACCAGACGCTGGAGAAGACCACCCGAAACGCTCTGAATCTCTGTCAGTATCTCGGCGTCGATGTGCCGGTCTGCGAGGGCATGGGTACGCCGCTTGTGCGCCCGCCCGCGGTCGTCGCCGGTGACATCCATGGCGCGACCGGTCTCGACGGCCCCGTCTTTGAACCTTTGACACGGAGCAAAGACAGCCGCCACGCGGTGGATTTCATCATCGAGACGCTGCTCGCCCACGGGGACGATGAGATCACGCTGGTTCCGACGGGGCCGCTGACCAACATCGCCATGGCCATGCGCCGTGAGCCGCGCATTCTGCCGAAGATCCGTGAGATCGTGCTCATGGGCGGCGCTGTGGGTCTTGGGAACATCACCCCTGCGGCGGAGTTCAACATCCACTGCGACGCGGAGGCGGCCTATGTGGTGTTCACCTGCGGGCGGCCGGTTGTGATGATCGGGCTCGATCTGACTCACCAGGCGCAGTGCACGCCAGAGATCATCGAGCGCATGGCGCGCATCGACAACAGGGCCTCGCGGCTGTTCTGCGACCTGATGCGCTTTTTTTCGCAGACGAACCGGGAGCAGTTCGGCCTTGCGGGCGGCCCGCTGCACGACCCGAACTGCATCGCCTATCTGATCGACCCGGGCTGTATGGAGCTCAAGAGCATGTACGCCGAGATTGAAATTCGCAGCGAGAGCTGCTACGGCCGAACCAGCTGCGATTTCTACAACCGCTCGGACCGTGCGCACAACGCGCGCGTCGGCGTCACACTCGACGCCGCGCGCTTCTGGGATATCGTGGAGGAGTGCATTCGACTCTACGGCTGA
- a CDS encoding ATP-binding protein, which yields MSESVIRLHYVVDGDNFTSAGEATSDVKKNLKMAGFPSDVVRRLSIAMYEGEINMVIHAQGGTADVEVTDSRVTVVLADRGPGIPDVDLAMQEGYSTAPDNIRALGFGAGMGLPNMKKYTDGIKIDTVLGEGTTVTFWVDLDPAV from the coding sequence TTGAGCGAAAGTGTAATCCGATTGCACTATGTCGTCGACGGGGACAACTTCACCTCTGCTGGCGAGGCGACAAGCGACGTCAAGAAAAACCTCAAGATGGCCGGCTTCCCCAGCGATGTGGTGCGCCGACTCTCCATCGCGATGTACGAGGGGGAGATCAACATGGTCATCCACGCCCAGGGAGGCACTGCTGACGTGGAGGTCACCGACAGCCGTGTCACGGTGGTGCTCGCAGATCGTGGCCCGGGGATTCCCGATGTGGATCTCGCCATGCAGGAGGGCTACTCCACCGCGCCGGACAACATCCGCGCGCTCGGTTTCGGCGCCGGTATGGGGCTGCCGAACATGAAGAAATACACCGACGGCATCAAAATCGACACCGTTCTCGGCGAGGGCACGACCGTCACGTTTTGGGTTGATTTGGATCCTGCCGTTTAA
- a CDS encoding DRTGG domain-containing protein, producing the protein MTVREIAKILNAEVLCCEDRLDMDVHSACGSDMMSDVLAYVKDQAVLLTGLMNPQVVRTAEMMDMTCIVFVRGKKPDEAIVELAREYGIIVLTTEYRMYGACGLLYSKGLGEVGYC; encoded by the coding sequence ATGACAGTTCGTGAGATTGCAAAAATTTTAAATGCCGAGGTGCTCTGCTGTGAAGACCGTCTCGACATGGACGTCCACTCGGCCTGCGGCAGCGACATGATGAGCGATGTGCTCGCCTATGTCAAGGATCAGGCGGTGCTGCTGACGGGGCTGATGAACCCGCAGGTGGTACGCACCGCTGAGATGATGGACATGACCTGCATCGTTTTCGTCAGAGGCAAGAAGCCGGACGAGGCGATTGTGGAGCTTGCGCGCGAATACGGCATTATCGTCCTGACGACGGAATACCGGATGTACGGCGCATGCGGCCTGCTCTACTCCAAGGGACTTGGAGAGGTGGGATACTGTTGA
- the serC gene encoding 3-phosphoserine/phosphohydroxythreonine transaminase, which produces MNRVYNFSSGPSVLPLKVLERAQAEFLDYGNSGMSVMEMSHRSPGFDEIICAAEQLLRELMGIPDNYRVLFLQGGASTQFAAIPLNFLTGSKKAQFVLTGLWAKKAHAESAKYGDCEVVASSADKTFSYIPAVGPDMVKPDSDYFYICHNNTIYGTTWHTLPETGDVPLFADVSSSILSERMDVSRFGLLFAGAQKNMGPAGLTVVIVRDDLLGHKMDICPTMLDYKLQADNRSLYNTPPTYSIYICRLVLEWLKSIGGIEAIEQTNRKKAALLYDYLDSSKLFRGTVAEQDRSIMNIPFVTGDEELDRTFVSGAKAAGLVNLAGHRTVGGMRASIYNAMPVEGVEALIQFMYKFEKEYHKS; this is translated from the coding sequence ATGAACAGAGTCTACAACTTTTCTTCCGGCCCCTCCGTTCTGCCGCTCAAAGTTCTTGAGAGAGCACAGGCGGAATTTCTCGACTATGGGAATTCGGGCATGTCCGTGATGGAGATGAGTCATCGATCTCCCGGTTTCGATGAGATTATCTGTGCCGCCGAGCAGCTGCTGCGCGAGTTGATGGGGATTCCCGACAACTACCGCGTCCTCTTTTTGCAGGGCGGCGCTTCCACCCAGTTTGCCGCCATTCCGCTGAACTTTCTCACAGGCTCCAAAAAGGCGCAGTTTGTGCTGACCGGCCTGTGGGCGAAAAAGGCTCACGCCGAGAGCGCGAAGTACGGCGACTGCGAGGTCGTCGCCTCGTCGGCTGACAAGACCTTTTCCTACATCCCGGCAGTCGGCCCCGACATGGTGAAACCCGACAGCGATTACTTCTACATCTGCCACAACAACACCATCTACGGCACCACCTGGCACACGCTGCCCGAGACGGGCGATGTGCCGCTGTTCGCCGACGTGTCGTCCTCCATCCTGTCCGAGCGCATGGATGTCAGCCGGTTTGGTCTTCTCTTTGCCGGCGCCCAGAAGAACATGGGGCCGGCGGGACTCACCGTCGTCATCGTGCGCGACGATCTGCTCGGGCACAAGATGGACATCTGCCCGACCATGCTCGACTACAAACTTCAGGCCGACAACCGCTCACTCTACAACACGCCCCCGACCTATTCGATCTACATCTGCCGGCTCGTACTTGAGTGGCTCAAGTCCATCGGCGGCATCGAGGCCATCGAACAGACAAACCGCAAAAAGGCCGCTCTTCTCTATGACTATCTCGACTCGTCTAAGCTCTTCCGCGGCACAGTGGCCGAGCAGGACCGCTCGATCATGAACATCCCCTTTGTGACCGGGGACGAAGAGCTCGACCGCACCTTTGTCAGCGGCGCGAAAGCCGCGGGGCTTGTCAATCTCGCCGGCCACCGGACGGTCGGCGGCATGCGCGCGTCGATCTACAACGCCATGCCGGTGGAGGGCGTCGAGGCCCTGATTCAATTTATGTACAAGTTCGAGAAAGAATACCACAAATCCTGA
- a CDS encoding phosphoglycerate dehydrogenase, translating to MYQVKLINKIAPCGLDKLDRTKYVCAEEVEHPDALLVRSTSLHEIEFDSSLLAIARAGIGVNNIPLERCSEAGIAVFNTPGANANAVKELALCALFLASRKISDGIVWAKSLAGQAEVEKLVEKGKGQFVGPEIAGKKLGVIGLGAIGVMVCNTAHHLDMEVLGYDPYISVDSAWKLSRFVDKAADLNTIFTECDYISIHVPLTKETRGMLDREAFAKMKKNVRIINLARGELVNNADLAEALESGEVACYVTDFPSEEVLGMKNVVAIPHLGASTPESEDNCAVFAARELREYLENGNIVNSVNLPNLEVPRSAHTRICIINRNIPNMLQSITAAVAGVNLNIENLYNKSRGDYAYTIVEIDGPVADSVVKAIGDVDGVIRVRVL from the coding sequence ATGTATCAAGTCAAACTGATCAACAAGATCGCACCCTGCGGTCTTGACAAGCTCGACCGAACCAAATATGTCTGCGCCGAGGAGGTCGAGCACCCCGACGCCCTGCTCGTGCGCTCGACGTCGCTGCACGAGATAGAATTCGACTCCTCTCTGCTCGCCATTGCGCGCGCCGGCATCGGCGTCAACAACATTCCCCTCGAGCGGTGCAGCGAGGCGGGCATCGCGGTCTTCAACACCCCCGGCGCAAACGCCAACGCCGTCAAGGAGCTGGCGCTCTGCGCTCTGTTTCTCGCCTCGCGGAAAATATCCGACGGCATCGTCTGGGCAAAGTCCCTCGCCGGGCAGGCCGAGGTTGAAAAGCTCGTGGAAAAGGGGAAAGGCCAGTTTGTCGGGCCTGAGATTGCCGGCAAGAAGCTTGGCGTCATCGGCCTCGGGGCCATCGGCGTCATGGTGTGCAACACCGCGCACCACCTCGACATGGAAGTCCTCGGCTACGATCCCTACATCTCGGTCGATTCGGCCTGGAAGCTCTCGCGCTTCGTCGACAAGGCCGCCGACCTCAACACCATTTTCACCGAGTGCGACTACATCTCCATCCATGTGCCCCTGACCAAGGAGACGCGCGGCATGCTCGACCGCGAGGCGTTTGCCAAGATGAAGAAAAACGTCCGCATCATCAATCTCGCCCGCGGAGAACTGGTCAACAACGCCGATCTCGCCGAGGCTCTTGAAAGCGGCGAGGTGGCCTGTTATGTCACCGACTTCCCGTCGGAGGAGGTCCTCGGCATGAAAAACGTGGTCGCGATTCCCCATCTCGGCGCCTCCACCCCGGAGTCGGAGGACAACTGCGCGGTCTTTGCCGCGCGCGAGCTGCGCGAATACCTCGAAAACGGAAACATTGTAAACTCCGTCAATCTGCCGAATCTCGAGGTGCCCCGCAGCGCCCACACCCGCATCTGCATCATCAACCGCAACATTCCGAATATGCTCCAGAGCATCACCGCCGCGGTTGCAGGCGTGAATCTCAACATTGAGAATCTCTACAACAAGTCGCGCGGCGACTACGCCTACACCATTGTCGAAATCGACGGGCCGGTCGCCGATTCCGTCGTCAAGGCCATCGGCGATGTCGACGGCGTCATACGCGTACGCGTGCTCTAA
- a CDS encoding GHKL domain-containing protein — MKLTGEFYQQQRDWNDASFPICCLVIGAIEWGMLLLYILSCLPQYPTFKVEYFWFFLSAGLIAAAAYLLDRRLRRNRDLISWIRIVTLSALLLWACLLTARELHAGNSPYVFAQMLVILSAGVRLQTSFHCALNTVAYIFFVLAVVHLAPNQEVLFSEIINNAILLFISWTIIIICNRMLYHGFYATQERVRTQRSQLVLMASQLEQAQQAQEHIMMIRHDLRHFAWQVRQGVERRDLEEIDAVVKKLFDQLEQTSSYTNLQSYTGVTSLDSILTRYVRRAQNNNIPVEVHMNAPEGMDPQDLSLILLNALENAAAAVEAQGPDERRFLRIWSGDIHGQYFLEILNTYPEGSVEFDSSGDLPVSRSPGHGYGIRSIVSVLEQYDAIYRFQADVGVFQFHFFLPEK; from the coding sequence TTGAAATTAACCGGAGAGTTTTACCAGCAGCAGCGTGACTGGAACGACGCATCTTTCCCCATCTGCTGCCTGGTCATCGGTGCGATTGAGTGGGGGATGCTGCTGCTCTATATCCTGTCATGTCTTCCGCAGTATCCCACATTTAAAGTGGAGTACTTCTGGTTTTTTCTCAGTGCCGGCCTGATCGCTGCGGCAGCCTATCTGCTCGATCGGCGTCTGAGGCGCAACCGCGATCTTATCAGCTGGATTCGGATTGTGACATTGAGCGCGCTGCTGCTCTGGGCCTGTCTGCTCACAGCAAGAGAGCTGCATGCGGGAAACTCCCCCTATGTCTTTGCCCAAATGCTGGTGATACTGTCGGCAGGGGTCCGCCTGCAAACGAGCTTTCACTGTGCCTTGAATACTGTGGCATACATTTTTTTTGTGCTGGCTGTGGTGCATCTGGCACCAAATCAGGAAGTATTATTTAGCGAGATCATCAACAACGCCATTTTACTGTTTATCAGCTGGACCATCATCATCATCTGCAACCGGATGCTGTACCACGGATTCTACGCCACACAGGAGCGGGTGAGAACACAGAGAAGTCAGCTTGTACTCATGGCGAGTCAGCTCGAACAGGCCCAACAGGCGCAGGAGCACATCATGATGATTCGCCATGATCTGCGCCACTTTGCCTGGCAGGTTCGCCAGGGTGTGGAACGCAGAGATCTCGAGGAGATCGATGCGGTGGTAAAAAAGCTGTTCGATCAGCTCGAACAGACATCCTCGTATACGAATCTTCAGAGCTATACCGGCGTAACCAGTCTGGATTCCATTCTCACCCGCTACGTCAGACGTGCGCAGAACAACAATATTCCCGTGGAGGTACACATGAACGCGCCCGAGGGAATGGACCCGCAGGACCTGTCGCTGATTCTGCTCAATGCGCTTGAGAACGCGGCGGCTGCAGTGGAGGCACAGGGGCCGGATGAACGCCGGTTTCTGCGTATCTGGAGCGGCGATATCCACGGGCAGTATTTTCTTGAGATACTCAACACCTACCCGGAGGGAAGCGTCGAATTTGACAGCAGCGGCGACCTGCCCGTTTCCAGGAGCCCGGGTCACGGCTATGGAATCCGCAGCATTGTCTCCGTTCTGGAGCAATACGACGCGATCTACCGCTTTCAGGCCGATGTGGGGGTATTTCAATTTCACTTTTTCCTCCCGGAGAAATGA
- the sigG gene encoding RNA polymerase sporulation sigma factor SigG: MPNHKVEICGVNTSKLRVLTNDEKTELLKKIKAGDKAAKDEFIKCNLRLVLSVIQRFHNRGENLDDLFQVGCIGLIKSINNFDLSQNVRFSTYAVPMIIGEIRRYMRDNNSIRVSRSLRDTAYKALTEREKLQSKNSREPTVEEIAKAMGVEREHVVTALDAIMDPVSLYEPVYTENGDSVYVMDQVRDQQNSDENWVDEIVLREAIQGLGEREKNILTLRFLKGKTQMEVAEEIGISQAQVSRLEKGALTRIKRQM; this comes from the coding sequence TTGCCAAACCACAAGGTAGAAATCTGCGGCGTCAACACATCGAAGCTGAGAGTCCTGACCAATGACGAAAAGACGGAATTGCTCAAAAAGATCAAGGCGGGCGACAAGGCCGCCAAGGATGAGTTTATCAAGTGTAATCTGCGGCTGGTGCTCAGCGTCATCCAGCGCTTTCACAACCGCGGCGAGAATCTCGACGATCTGTTTCAGGTCGGCTGCATCGGGCTGATCAAGTCGATCAACAACTTTGACCTCTCGCAGAACGTGCGCTTTTCCACCTACGCGGTGCCTATGATCATCGGCGAAATCCGCCGTTACATGCGCGACAACAACTCCATCCGCGTCAGCCGCTCCCTGCGGGACACGGCCTACAAGGCGCTGACTGAGCGGGAGAAGCTGCAGAGCAAAAACTCGCGCGAACCCACCGTCGAGGAGATCGCAAAGGCCATGGGAGTGGAGCGGGAACATGTCGTGACGGCGCTCGACGCCATCATGGATCCGGTCTCTCTCTATGAGCCGGTCTACACCGAAAACGGAGACTCAGTCTACGTGATGGACCAGGTGCGCGACCAGCAGAACTCAGATGAGAACTGGGTGGATGAGATCGTTCTGCGCGAGGCCATACAGGGACTCGGCGAGCGGGAGAAGAACATTTTGACCCTGCGGTTTCTCAAGGGCAAGACCCAGATGGAGGTCGCCGAGGAGATCGGCATCTCTCAGGCTCAGGTGTCCCGACTTGAAAAGGGCGCGCTCACAAGAATCAAAAGGCAGATGTAA
- the sigE gene encoding RNA polymerase sporulation sigma factor SigE: MRQQTKTVTLKLKMLLLLKKLECFFYGSIFDLANIGNPNYYINGSDTLPLPLSPEEERELIAQLDTEQADKVKKTLIERNLRLVVYIARKFEGTGIYIEDLISIGSIGLIKAINTFKPDKNIKLATYASRCIENEILMFLRKNTYGKHEISIDEPLNVDWDGNELLLSDILGCDEDTVHKSLEEDVDRQLLRTAIGKLSERERKIMEYRFGMRGGEEMTQKDVANLLGISQSYISRLEKKIIERLKKEINKIS; encoded by the coding sequence ATGAGACAACAGACGAAGACGGTTACACTCAAACTGAAAATGCTGCTGCTGCTCAAAAAGCTCGAGTGCTTCTTCTATGGGAGCATCTTTGACCTCGCGAACATCGGCAATCCCAACTATTACATAAACGGCTCGGACACGCTCCCGCTGCCCCTCTCGCCCGAGGAGGAGCGTGAGCTGATTGCGCAGCTTGACACCGAACAGGCCGACAAGGTCAAAAAGACTCTCATTGAGCGAAATCTGCGGCTGGTGGTGTACATCGCGCGCAAGTTTGAGGGCACGGGCATCTACATCGAAGACCTGATCTCCATCGGAAGCATCGGTCTGATCAAGGCCATCAACACTTTTAAGCCCGACAAGAACATCAAGCTCGCAACCTACGCCTCGCGCTGCATTGAGAATGAAATTTTGATGTTTCTGCGCAAGAACACCTATGGCAAGCATGAGATTTCCATTGACGAGCCGCTCAACGTCGACTGGGACGGCAACGAGCTGCTGCTGTCGGACATTCTCGGCTGTGATGAGGACACCGTTCACAAGAGCCTCGAGGAGGACGTCGACCGGCAGCTTCTGCGAACGGCGATCGGGAAACTCTCCGAGCGCGAGCGCAAAATCATGGAATATCGCTTCGGCATGCGCGGCGGCGAGGAGATGACCCAAAAGGATGTGGCAAATCTGCTCGGCATCTCCCAGAGCTATATCTCAAGGCTCGAGAAAAAGATCATTGAGCGGTTAAAAAAGGAAATCAACAAAATCTCCTAG
- a CDS encoding sigma-E processing peptidase SpoIIGA: protein MERTIYVDVLFLVNLIINYLNLWLTASVAKLEYRRPRLFLGALLGSLYAVLIFLPSMKLFYTLVFKVLFSAKMVKVSFQTGGRRQFFKVLLCFYAINVGMGGGIYWLYYFVGTGDSFLMKNGVAYLELSPSVFAAAFCVTFFLLKLSYRIFTRGRGAEKQVRKATITVGERSVTLTALIDTGNSLRDPVTRRPIVLAPLDRVRTLIPIECRSCFEGGFVRGTVTTLPNEEWTLRFKLIPYSTIESEGGLLPAFRCDRLEILEKSSTRIYENIVVAVTDRPIGDGDFDSLLSAEFALTI from the coding sequence GTGGAGCGGACAATCTATGTGGACGTACTCTTTTTGGTCAACCTCATCATCAACTATCTCAATCTCTGGCTGACCGCATCGGTTGCCAAGCTCGAATACCGCCGGCCGCGCCTCTTTCTCGGAGCGCTTCTCGGCTCGCTCTACGCGGTGCTGATTTTTCTGCCGTCGATGAAGCTGTTCTACACCCTTGTCTTCAAGGTGCTCTTCTCGGCCAAGATGGTCAAGGTGAGCTTTCAAACCGGCGGGCGGCGTCAGTTTTTCAAGGTGCTGCTCTGCTTTTACGCAATCAATGTCGGTATGGGCGGAGGAATCTACTGGCTCTACTACTTTGTCGGCACCGGCGACAGCTTTCTCATGAAAAATGGCGTCGCCTATCTCGAGCTTTCGCCGTCGGTGTTTGCAGCGGCGTTCTGTGTGACATTTTTTCTGCTCAAGCTCAGCTACCGGATTTTCACCAGGGGCAGGGGAGCGGAGAAACAGGTGAGAAAGGCGACCATCACCGTGGGAGAGAGGAGCGTCACTCTCACAGCGCTCATTGACACGGGCAACAGCCTGCGCGACCCGGTCACCCGCCGCCCCATTGTGCTCGCACCGCTCGACAGGGTGCGCACACTCATTCCCATTGAGTGCCGCAGCTGCTTCGAGGGGGGCTTTGTGCGCGGAACGGTGACAACGCTGCCCAACGAGGAGTGGACGCTTCGCTTCAAGCTCATCCCCTACTCGACAATTGAGAGCGAGGGCGGGCTTTTGCCGGCGTTTCGCTGCGACAGACTGGAGATCCTCGAGAAGAGCAGCACGCGCATCTATGAGAACATTGTGGTCGCCGTGACCGACCGGCCGATCGGGGACGGGGACTTTGACAGTCTGCTCAGCGCAGAGTTCGCGTTGACCATTTGA
- a CDS encoding YitT family protein produces the protein MPTQLGAKPTVRDNVIQMAIAIFGIFLFAFGVNVFIVPAGFYNGGFVGISQLIRTILTDFLGFHFGNTDVAGIIHFIFNIPLFFLAYSIGRRFFVRTVICVGLQTLFLTIIKAPATPVLDEPLAACFIGGIIVGVGTGITLRAGASGGGNDILGVYFTRKNKNFSVGKITLMVNMVVYVGCAFLFDIRVVIYSIIYAAIVSFATDKTHLQNINTEVMIFSKDKAEEIRNAILTGLGRGSTCWTGYGGYTGEQTTVIYAVVSKYELISLKKKVQTIDEHAFVVSKENISVEGNYSKRL, from the coding sequence ATGCCAACGCAACTTGGAGCCAAACCAACCGTTCGCGACAATGTCATTCAAATGGCCATTGCCATCTTCGGCATCTTTCTATTTGCCTTTGGCGTCAATGTGTTCATTGTTCCGGCCGGGTTCTACAATGGCGGTTTTGTGGGAATCAGCCAGCTCATCCGCACCATTCTGACCGATTTTCTGGGCTTTCATTTCGGAAACACCGACGTGGCGGGTATCATTCACTTCATCTTCAACATCCCGCTGTTCTTCCTCGCCTATTCCATCGGCCGTCGCTTTTTCGTGCGCACCGTCATCTGCGTGGGACTTCAGACACTGTTTCTGACCATCATCAAGGCACCTGCTACCCCTGTCCTCGACGAGCCGCTCGCCGCCTGTTTCATCGGTGGCATCATCGTCGGTGTCGGTACCGGCATCACTCTGCGCGCGGGCGCTTCCGGCGGCGGCAACGACATTCTCGGCGTCTACTTCACCCGTAAGAACAAAAATTTCAGCGTGGGAAAAATCACACTGATGGTGAATATGGTTGTCTATGTTGGCTGCGCTTTCCTGTTTGACATTCGCGTTGTCATCTACTCGATCATCTATGCGGCGATCGTCTCCTTTGCAACCGATAAAACTCATTTGCAGAACATCAACACCGAGGTGATGATCTTCAGCAAAGATAAGGCGGAGGAGATCCGAAACGCCATCTTGACCGGCCTTGGCCGCGGCAGCACCTGCTGGACGGGCTACGGCGGCTACACCGGCGAGCAGACAACTGTCATCTACGCCGTGGTCTCAAAATACGAGCTGATCTCTCTGAAAAAGAAAGTTCAGACCATCGACGAGCACGCTTTCGTCGTCAGTAAGGAGAACATCTCCGTCGAGGGCAACTACTCCAAGCGTCTGTAA
- a CDS encoding type II toxin-antitoxin system PemK/MazF family toxin, with amino-acid sequence MNIKRGDIYYADLSPVVGSEQGGVRPVLIVQNDVGNKFSPTVIAAAITSQVNKAKLPTHIEIGGQSYGLQRDSVVLLEQVRTIDKKRLKEKMGHLDEDSMQRIDGAISISFGLN; translated from the coding sequence GTGAATATTAAACGAGGCGACATCTACTATGCCGATCTGAGCCCTGTGGTTGGTTCCGAGCAGGGCGGTGTGAGGCCGGTGTTGATTGTTCAGAATGATGTGGGCAACAAGTTCAGTCCAACCGTGATCGCTGCGGCGATCACCAGTCAAGTGAACAAGGCAAAACTGCCGACTCACATTGAGATCGGCGGGCAGAGCTACGGGTTGCAGCGCGACTCGGTCGTTCTGCTTGAACAGGTCAGAACCATAGACAAAAAGAGACTCAAAGAAAAAATGGGACATCTGGATGAGGATTCGATGCAGCGCATTGACGGCGCAATTTCGATCAGCTTCGGCCTCAACTGA
- the alr gene encoding alanine racemase produces MEHFTRRTWLEIDLDAVRHNVAQIRSRIGGRKLMAIVKADAYGHGAAVLGPFLRRCGADCFGVSNIDEAQELRAGGVEEPILILGYTPEEDYGRLVECGAAQTLYDERAARSLSAAATAAGAKIPVHIKLDTGMNRLGFATQTEDGRRAAVDVIERIVGLPGLVPEGIFTHFSVSDERGNPFTGRQYDNFTATLAALEQRGITFPLRHCDNSAAIYNLGENITNLVRPGIILYGLAPEPGDDVFAAEAQLMPAARFKSVVSHVKTVPAGDFVSYGNSVTLTRPTRVATIPVGYADGYDRLLSNRGEVLVNGCRCRILGRVCMDQMMVDATDAGEVAVGQSVTLFGTEQGTSLSVDELAQMVGTISYELLCTVGRRVPRVYFQGGKAVKVVKYI; encoded by the coding sequence ATGGAACATTTCACAAGGAGAACCTGGCTTGAGATTGACCTTGACGCCGTGCGGCACAACGTGGCGCAAATCCGTTCGCGCATCGGCGGGAGAAAGCTCATGGCCATTGTCAAGGCCGATGCCTACGGCCACGGTGCGGCCGTGCTCGGCCCCTTTCTGCGCAGGTGCGGGGCCGACTGCTTCGGCGTGTCGAACATCGACGAGGCGCAGGAGCTCCGTGCAGGCGGGGTCGAGGAGCCCATCCTCATTCTCGGCTACACGCCCGAGGAGGATTACGGGCGGCTGGTGGAGTGCGGCGCCGCTCAGACGCTCTACGATGAGCGTGCAGCGCGCTCACTGAGCGCTGCCGCAACGGCGGCGGGGGCAAAAATTCCCGTTCACATCAAGCTCGACACCGGTATGAACCGCCTCGGCTTTGCCACGCAGACGGAGGATGGACGCCGGGCCGCAGTGGATGTCATCGAGCGGATTGTGGGGCTGCCCGGCCTTGTACCCGAGGGAATCTTCACACACTTCTCGGTGTCGGATGAGAGGGGAAACCCGTTTACGGGCCGTCAGTATGACAATTTTACTGCGACGCTTGCGGCCCTTGAGCAGAGAGGAATCACGTTTCCCCTGCGGCACTGCGACAACTCCGCGGCGATCTACAATCTCGGCGAGAATATCACCAATCTCGTGCGCCCGGGTATCATTCTCTACGGTCTGGCGCCCGAGCCTGGAGACGACGTCTTTGCCGCTGAGGCACAGCTGATGCCTGCGGCCCGGTTCAAAAGCGTTGTATCCCATGTCAAAACCGTGCCGGCGGGCGACTTTGTCAGCTATGGAAACTCTGTGACGCTGACGCGGCCGACGCGGGTCGCCACCATTCCGGTCGGCTATGCCGACGGGTACGACCGGCTTCTGTCAAACCGCGGCGAGGTACTTGTCAACGGGTGCCGCTGCCGTATTCTCGGCCGGGTCTGCATGGATCAGATGATGGTGGATGCAACCGATGCCGGAGAGGTCGCAGTGGGACAGAGCGTCACGCTCTTCGGTACAGAGCAGGGGACCTCTCTGTCGGTCGATGAGCTGGCGCAGATGGTCGGCACCATCAGCTACGAGCTTCTGTGTACGGTGGGGCGGCGTGTGCCGCGAGTATATTTTCAGGGGGGGAAAGCCGTCAAAGTCGTAAAATACATCTGA